The following are from one region of the Takifugu rubripes chromosome 12, fTakRub1.2, whole genome shotgun sequence genome:
- the LOC101074676 gene encoding polyhomeotic-like protein 1 isoform X6, giving the protein MYLRVNRSLRAPLSSQLIFMPGQAAAGAAATAVTKQPQAEPQEVTPTSDGHSDNHQVQYLAMRGVASSKGNSVKTEAPDRSDSATHSLVQPSSQSISTTKPAQPQSQAPHIRIPTYPQPTTLKSLPSSSRTPPSLCTSSIPLSQLLLHNTRTLTTGTTASSTTHTLLLTSSTTSHPNGYSVGTTNIKPAVSGQTLVVQPLQKTSLNTEKSGYSNGPVPIQPKTLRLPLQLSSKNPPPILPAPPPVSTTVQPPQPPHIPVQIVGARKSTLGNTQALCMARGNCGQEGGTVFTSSASLLTMVASLASKGGGALDQGAGLKTVQSPQEAPHLAQVSQVHPLANQNSGQNGHVILSPTSSNSPTVSPSVASMSQSSLFLPLVPEKQKGSSTVMTMNGNPPGNETPQAKQLSGTLKRKLNSVSAIDEGGPSPAQLLPVRDQALNSPLESVFRGVCSQGGRPALPQAVVKPNILTHLIEGFVIHEGAEPFPICGSVKDSAGEELTDSPDNNQSEIVIRAKVLKCEYCKSFAPASQFKGTKRFCSMSCAKSMYWFPRYNINLSGRQGQSCALYHNPHKDNLSNSYEEGGLNKRRLPRRTSSEIASAKIAGRSIPGKATHSVQVPSQGHSEPSHSEEDTSGEEDDDLMSLSPASSASCHQPPPLIITENSAHSCLPMSPTEWSTKEVSKFIASLQGCEELASQFLSQEIDGQALLLLREEHLMSTMNIKLGPALKICAHINSLRD; this is encoded by the exons ATGTACCTGAGG GTCAACCGCTCTTTAAGGGCCCCTCTCTCCTCGCAGCTCATCTTCATGCCTGGtcaagcagcagctggtgctgctgccacagctgtTACCAAGCAGCCACAGGCTGAACCACAAGAAGTAACTCCAACATCAGATGGCCACTCAGATAATCATCAG GTGCAGTATCTAGCCATGCGAGGTGTTGCTAGTTCCAAAGGAAACAGTGTTAAGACTGAAGCACCTGACAGGAGCGACTCTG CCACCCACTCTCTGGTGCAGCCCTCCAGCCAGTCAATCTCTACTACTAAGCCAgcccagcctcagtcccagGCACCCCACATTAGAATCCCAACATACCCGCAGCCCACCACCCTTAaatctctcccttcctcctccaggaccccacCTTCATTGTGCACATCCTCCATTCCTttgtcacagctgctgcttcacaaTACCCGAACTCTTACCACAGGAACCACAGCTTCGTCAACGACACATACTCTGCTCCTGACATCCAGCACAACATCCCACCCAAATGGTTATTCTGTTGGCACCACAAACATCAAACCAGCAGTGAGTGGTCAGACCCTGGTGGTGCAGCCACTGCAGAAGACCTCCCTCAACACAGAGAAATCTGGCTACAGCAATGGACCTGTCCCCATTCAACCAAAAACTCTTCGACTTCCCCTTCAGTTGTCTTCTAAGAATCCCCCTCCCATCCTGCCTGCCCCTCCACCTGTCAGCACCACCGTGCAACCACCTCAGCCTCCACATATTCCAGTTCAGATTGTGGGGGCGAGGAAAAGCACACTAGGAAACACCCAGGCTTTGTGCATGGCTCGTGGTAACTGCGGCCAAGAGGGAGGTACTGTCTTCACCAGCTCAGCAAGCCTGCTCACAATGGTGGCATCTCTTGCCTCCAAGGGGGGTGGGGCCCTAGATCAAGGGGCTGGGCTGAAGACAGTTCAATCTCCTCAAGAGGCACCGCATTTAGCTCAGGTGTCTCAAGTACATCCACTAGCGAATCAAAATTCTGGACAAAATGGTCATGTGATTTTGAGCCCCACTTCTTCAAATTCCCCTACTGTTTCCCCCTCTGTTGCTTCCATGTCTCagtcctctctctttctgcctttggtgcctgaaaaacaaaaaggatcATCCACTGTAATGACCATGAATGGGAACCCCCCGGGGAATGAGACACCACAG gCAAAACAGCTGAGTGgcacattaaaaagaaaattaaactcCGTTTCAGCCATTGATGAAGGTGGCCCCTCTCCTGCACAGCTTCTACCGGTCAGGGATCAGGCTTTGAACAGTCCTCTTGAATCAG TATTCCGTGGAGTCTGCAGTCAGGGAGGGAGACCTGCTCTCCCTCAAGCTGTTGTTAAACCCAACATCCTTACACATCTCATCGAGGGTTTTGTCATCCATGAAGGGGCTGAGCCTTTCCCT ATATGTGGTTCTGTAAAGGACTCTGCTGGTGAGGAGTTAACTGACAGTCCGGACAACAACCAATCAGAGATTGTTATAAGAGCAAAAG TGCTTAAATGTGAGTACTGTAAAAGCTTTGCCCCTGCAAGCCAATTCAAAGGCACAAAAAGGTTCTGCTCCATGTCTTGTGCAAAGAG TATGTATTGGTTTCCCAGGTATAACATCAACTTGAGTGGGCGTCAAGGTCAGAGTTGTGCTCTGTATCACAACCCCCACAAGGATAACCTTTCCAACTCATACGAGGAGGGAGGACTTAATAAACGGAGGCTTCCTCGGAGAACAAGCTCTGAAATTGCAAGTGCCAAAATAGCTGGGAGATCTATACCTGGCAAG GCCACACATTCAGTCCAAGTACCTTCACAGGGCCATTCTGAACCCAGCCACTCGGAGGAGGACACCAGtggggaggaagatgatgacCTCATGTCCCTCTCTCCAGCCTCTTCAGCTTCTTGTCACCAGCCACCACCTTTGATCATAACGGAAAACtctgcacacagctgcctgCCCATGAGCCCCACTGAGTGGAGCACTAAAGAAGTGTCAAAGTTCATCGCCTCACtgcaag GCTGTGAGGAGCTTGCCTCCCAGTTTCTGTCCCAGGAGATTGATGGACAGGCTCTGCTATTGCTGAGGGAGGAGCACCTCATGTCTACCATGAACATCAAGCTGGGCCCTGCCCTCAAGATCTGCGCCCACATAAACAGTCTGAGGGACTGA
- the LOC101074676 gene encoding polyhomeotic-like protein 1 isoform X1 has product MEADGEQNQQRASTKASGPSSRKSTINSMSLYERQAVQALQALQRQPNAAQYFQQLMLQQQISNAQLQNLAAVQQATLAGTCQSIPFSNCSSSQTTSTTATTITSGSPTSNHPVCASAASTVSQSVLLNGTAGGQGQMYLRVNRSLRAPLSSQLIFMPGQAAAGAAATAVTKQPQAEPQEVTPTSDGHSDNHQVQYLAMRGVASSKGNSVKTEAPDRSDSATHSLVQPSSQSISTTKPAQPQSQAPHIRIPTYPQPTTLKSLPSSSRTPPSLCTSSIPLSQLLLHNTRTLTTGTTASSTTHTLLLTSSTTSHPNGYSVGTTNIKPAVSGQTLVVQPLQKTSLNTEKSGYSNGPVPIQPKTLRLPLQLSSKNPPPILPAPPPVSTTVQPPQPPHIPVQIVGARKSTLGNTQALCMARGNCGQEGGTVFTSSASLLTMVASLASKGGGALDQGAGLKTVQSPQEAPHLAQVSQVHPLANQNSGQNGHVILSPTSSNSPTVSPSVASMSQSSLFLPLVPEKQKGSSTVMTMNGNPPGNETPQAKQLSGTLKRKLNSVSAIDEGGPSPAQLLPVRDQALNSPLESVFRGVCSQGGRPALPQAVVKPNILTHLIEGFVIHEGAEPFPICGSVKDSAGEELTDSPDNNQSEIVIRAKVLKCEYCKSFAPASQFKGTKRFCSMSCAKSMYWFPRYNINLSGRQGQSCALYHNPHKDNLSNSYEEGGLNKRRLPRRTSSEIASAKIAGRSIPGKATHSVQVPSQGHSEPSHSEEDTSGEEDDDLMSLSPASSASCHQPPPLIITENSAHSCLPMSPTEWSTKEVSKFIASLQGCEELASQFLSQEIDGQALLLLREEHLMSTMNIKLGPALKICAHINSLRD; this is encoded by the exons ATGGAAGCTGATggagagcagaaccagcagagggcCTCAACAAAAGCATCAGGGCCAAGCTCACGAAAGTCTACCATAAATTCCATGTCTCTGTATGAACGACAGGCTGTTCAG GCCCTGCAGGCCTTACAGAGGCAGCCTAATGCAGCTCAGTACTTCCAGCaactgatgctgcagcagcagatcagtaATGCCCAGCTGCAGAATCTGGCTGCAGTGCAGCag GCTACTCTCGCTGGGACTTGTCAGTCCATTCCATTCAGCAATTGCAGCTCCTCACAGACCACCAGTACCACAGCT ACCACTATAACATCTGGATCACCAACTAGTAACCATCCAGTCTGTGCCTCTGCAGCATCCACAGTCAGCCAATCTGTGTTGCTAaatgggacagctgggggacaAGGGCAGATGTACCTGAGG GTCAACCGCTCTTTAAGGGCCCCTCTCTCCTCGCAGCTCATCTTCATGCCTGGtcaagcagcagctggtgctgctgccacagctgtTACCAAGCAGCCACAGGCTGAACCACAAGAAGTAACTCCAACATCAGATGGCCACTCAGATAATCATCAG GTGCAGTATCTAGCCATGCGAGGTGTTGCTAGTTCCAAAGGAAACAGTGTTAAGACTGAAGCACCTGACAGGAGCGACTCTG CCACCCACTCTCTGGTGCAGCCCTCCAGCCAGTCAATCTCTACTACTAAGCCAgcccagcctcagtcccagGCACCCCACATTAGAATCCCAACATACCCGCAGCCCACCACCCTTAaatctctcccttcctcctccaggaccccacCTTCATTGTGCACATCCTCCATTCCTttgtcacagctgctgcttcacaaTACCCGAACTCTTACCACAGGAACCACAGCTTCGTCAACGACACATACTCTGCTCCTGACATCCAGCACAACATCCCACCCAAATGGTTATTCTGTTGGCACCACAAACATCAAACCAGCAGTGAGTGGTCAGACCCTGGTGGTGCAGCCACTGCAGAAGACCTCCCTCAACACAGAGAAATCTGGCTACAGCAATGGACCTGTCCCCATTCAACCAAAAACTCTTCGACTTCCCCTTCAGTTGTCTTCTAAGAATCCCCCTCCCATCCTGCCTGCCCCTCCACCTGTCAGCACCACCGTGCAACCACCTCAGCCTCCACATATTCCAGTTCAGATTGTGGGGGCGAGGAAAAGCACACTAGGAAACACCCAGGCTTTGTGCATGGCTCGTGGTAACTGCGGCCAAGAGGGAGGTACTGTCTTCACCAGCTCAGCAAGCCTGCTCACAATGGTGGCATCTCTTGCCTCCAAGGGGGGTGGGGCCCTAGATCAAGGGGCTGGGCTGAAGACAGTTCAATCTCCTCAAGAGGCACCGCATTTAGCTCAGGTGTCTCAAGTACATCCACTAGCGAATCAAAATTCTGGACAAAATGGTCATGTGATTTTGAGCCCCACTTCTTCAAATTCCCCTACTGTTTCCCCCTCTGTTGCTTCCATGTCTCagtcctctctctttctgcctttggtgcctgaaaaacaaaaaggatcATCCACTGTAATGACCATGAATGGGAACCCCCCGGGGAATGAGACACCACAG gCAAAACAGCTGAGTGgcacattaaaaagaaaattaaactcCGTTTCAGCCATTGATGAAGGTGGCCCCTCTCCTGCACAGCTTCTACCGGTCAGGGATCAGGCTTTGAACAGTCCTCTTGAATCAG TATTCCGTGGAGTCTGCAGTCAGGGAGGGAGACCTGCTCTCCCTCAAGCTGTTGTTAAACCCAACATCCTTACACATCTCATCGAGGGTTTTGTCATCCATGAAGGGGCTGAGCCTTTCCCT ATATGTGGTTCTGTAAAGGACTCTGCTGGTGAGGAGTTAACTGACAGTCCGGACAACAACCAATCAGAGATTGTTATAAGAGCAAAAG TGCTTAAATGTGAGTACTGTAAAAGCTTTGCCCCTGCAAGCCAATTCAAAGGCACAAAAAGGTTCTGCTCCATGTCTTGTGCAAAGAG TATGTATTGGTTTCCCAGGTATAACATCAACTTGAGTGGGCGTCAAGGTCAGAGTTGTGCTCTGTATCACAACCCCCACAAGGATAACCTTTCCAACTCATACGAGGAGGGAGGACTTAATAAACGGAGGCTTCCTCGGAGAACAAGCTCTGAAATTGCAAGTGCCAAAATAGCTGGGAGATCTATACCTGGCAAG GCCACACATTCAGTCCAAGTACCTTCACAGGGCCATTCTGAACCCAGCCACTCGGAGGAGGACACCAGtggggaggaagatgatgacCTCATGTCCCTCTCTCCAGCCTCTTCAGCTTCTTGTCACCAGCCACCACCTTTGATCATAACGGAAAACtctgcacacagctgcctgCCCATGAGCCCCACTGAGTGGAGCACTAAAGAAGTGTCAAAGTTCATCGCCTCACtgcaag GCTGTGAGGAGCTTGCCTCCCAGTTTCTGTCCCAGGAGATTGATGGACAGGCTCTGCTATTGCTGAGGGAGGAGCACCTCATGTCTACCATGAACATCAAGCTGGGCCCTGCCCTCAAGATCTGCGCCCACATAAACAGTCTGAGGGACTGA